The following coding sequences lie in one Apium graveolens cultivar Ventura chromosome 1, ASM990537v1, whole genome shotgun sequence genomic window:
- the LOC141666844 gene encoding tobamovirus multiplication protein 1-like, with amino-acid sequence MEFIKKIQPIVFSSYYEGFIGSDSFLKWWSQIESSKHWQYAIFYALCAAYALISIVALVQLVRIQLRVPEYGWTTQKVFHMMNFAVNGIRAVQFGLYKIVFHVKPKAFDIIILDLPGLLFFSTYTLLVLFWAEIYHQARSLPIDKLRPAYFIINAFIYFIQVCIWTYMRISRSAAAIELAKLFFAVMSLCAALGFMVYGGRLFIMLRRFPIESRGRQKKLHEVGFVTGICCTCFLIRCLMATVSAFDEDADYDVLSHPIVDLIYYTTVEILPSALVLFILRKLPPKRVSDQYHPIR; translated from the exons ATGGAGTTCATAAAGAAAATCCAACCTATTGTTTTTAGTAGCTATTATGAAGGATTTATCGGCAGCGACAGTTTCTTGAAATGGTGGAGTCAGATTGAGTCTTCCAAACATTGGCAATATGCCATTTTTTATGCTCTTTGTGCAGCTTATGCACTCATTTCGATTGTTGCACTG GTGCAATTAGTTCGCATTCAACTTAGAGTACCAGAATATGGATGGACAACACAAAAAGTTTTTCACATGATGAACTTCGCTGTTAATGGAA TAAGGGCTGTCCAATTTGGACTCTACAAGATTGTGTTCCACGTTAAACCAAAA GCATTTGATATAATAATTCTGGATCTTCCCGGTCTCCTCTTTTTCTCGACATACACATTACTCGTCTTGTTTTGGGCAGAGATATACCATCAG GCAAGAAGTCTTCCAATTGATAAACTCAGACCTGCGTACTTTATCATCAATGCGTTTATATATTTCATACAG GTTTGCATCTGGACTTACATGAGAATAAGTCGAAGTGCTGCTGCAATTGAACTGGCCAAACTCTTCTTTGCAG TTATGTCACTCTGCGCTGCTCTTGGATTCATGGTATATGGTGGGAG GTTATTTATCATGCTACGCAGGTTCCCAATTGAATCAAGAGGCCGTCAGAAAAAGCTTCACGAG GTTGGCTTTGTTACTGGAATTTGTTGCACCTGTTTTTTGATAAGATGTTTAATG GCTACTGTTTCTGCATTTGACGAGGACGCTGATTATGATGTGTTGAGCCATCCCATCGTAGATCTTATATATTACACA ACGGTGGAGATTTTGCCATCTGCACTAGTCCTGTTCATCCTCCGCAAACTTCCCCCAAAACGGGTTTCTGATCAATATCACCCCATAAGGTAA